The following DNA comes from Cellulophaga sp. HaHa_2_95.
AGTGTGTTTGTATATCTGTATAACACCTTCAAACGTTTAAACCCTACTATTATTTTATTTTTTGTTGCTGAATTGTTGACGCTAAGAAGAAGCAGCACAATGTTAACGAGTATTAAGAGCGATAAAATTCCAAAAAATGTATTCATATGGTCAGTTTTTTTAAGATAAAATTGTTTTGGGAGAACTCTTCTATAATTGCTAGATACTTAATGTTTAAAATAGTTGCGTCTACTTAGTAAATAATTTAAATAAAAAGTAAGATTATAAAGTTATACCTTCTAAAGCTGATAGTTACTTAGATTTAGGGCAATAAAAAAGCCCAACCAAAAGGTCGGGCTTCTAATAAAAAAAAATTTACGTATGTATTATAGTACTCTTACATTTACTGCGTTCAATCCTTTTTTTCCTTGTTGTAATTCAAATTCTACAACATCACCTTCGCGAATTTCATCTACTAAACCAGAGATGTGTACAAAATGGTCTTCGCTTGAGCCTTCTTCAGTGATAAATCCAAAACCTTTAGAATCATTGAAAAATTTTACTGTTCCTTTATTCATTATAAAATATTAAAAAAATTAATTATGCTACAAATGTAATACATAAAAATTTAACGTAGTGATTTTTCGACACTTATATTTATTTAATAACCCTAATTTTACAATAATTTTCTAATTCTTAGAGGTTTGGCTGTGGTGTCATTCTCAAATAAGGCTTAATTTCCTCTACTCCTTTCGAAAAGATTTTCTTAGCATCCTCCGTTGCAATGGCAGGACTAACAACAACGTCATCGCCATTTTTCCAATTTGCAGGTGTCGCAACTTTATGGTAAGCAGTTAATTGTAATGAATCTATTACACGTACAAGTTCATAGAAATTACGCCCTGTAGAAGCCGGATAGGTTAATATAAGCTTTACCGTTTTGTCTGGAGCTATAATAAATACAGAGCGTACTGTTAAAGTGTTATTTGCATTTGGGTGTATCATATCATACAAGTCAGATACCTTACGATCTTCATCCGCTAAGATTGGGAAATTAACTTCCGTATTCTGAACCTCATTAATATCCTTAATCCATTCTTTATGAGAAGCAGCACCGTCAACACTAAGAGCTAACATTTTTACATTGCGCTTATCAAATTCATCTTTAAATTTAGCTGCAGTACCTAATTCTGTAGTACAAACAGGTGTAAAATCTGCTGGGTGTGAAAATAGGATTCCCCATGAATCCCCTAAATAATCATATAGATTAATCATTCCCATTGAACTATCTACTGTAAAATCTGGAGCTACATCTCCTAATCGTATTGTTGCCATTTTATTTTTTTTTAGATGGTGTATTATTATCCTATAAAATTAGTGGATTGATAGGTTAAAAAGTAGAAATTGAGGTTAAAAATCCCTTAAAATTATTACTTTTAAAGGATGACAGAGCAAGAATTAGAACAACTTAAATATCCCATTGGTAAATTTAAATGTCCAGAACTGATCACCGAAGAGCAAATAGATAAGTGGATTTTAGATTTACAACTGCTACCCGAACGTATTGAGGCCTTAGTTACAGATTTAACTTCAGAGCAATTAGAGACTCCTTATAGGCCCGAAGGTTGGACCTTAAGGCAATTAATTCATCATATCGCAGATAGTCACCATCATAGCTACACGCGTTTTAAATGGGCTTTATCTGAAGATGAACCTCTAATAAAAGCTTACGAAGAAAAAGAATGGAGTAGCCTTTTTGATGCAAGAACGGCTCCAATAATTTTGTCACTCAATTATCTTGTGGCTTTGCATGCTAAATTAGTTTATTTACTCAAAGGCTTGTCGGCCTCCGATCTTAAGAAAGTGTATGTGCATCCTGAAGGCAATGTGCGTGTTTCTGTAGCGGAAAACATAGGAAAATATGCTTGGCATGGAAATCATCATTTGGCACAGCTACGTGGTTTGGTTACGCGTATGGATTGGTAATGTAGCTAATTTGTATATTTTATTGCATTGTATACTAGATATGGTTAATTTGGTAGGCTAACTTATAAACTGTTTACTCATTATGGAAACTATCAATTGGTCTGATTTTTCTAAAGTTGATATGCGTGTAGGAACTATAGTTTCTGTAAACGACTTTCCTGAAGTTAGAAACCCTGCTTACAAATTGGAGATTGACTTTGGAGCTGAAATTGGAATTAAAAAAACATCAGCACAAATAACGACGGTTTACAAGAAAGAAGATCTTATAGGGAAACAAATTGTAGCAGTAGTTAATTTTCCTAAAAAACAGATTGCAAATTTCATGAGTGAATGTTTGGTTTTAGGAGCGGTAAATAATAAAGATGTTACTTTGCTTCATCCTGGATTAAAGGTTGAAAATGGACTTAAAATATCGTAATTACTTTGCTTCAAAACAGTATTGATAGTATTCCAATTAATTTTAACGAAGAATCGCTCTGGATATTAAATTTAGCACTGGCACTCGTAATGTTTGGTATCTCTTTAGAAATTTCTATAGGAGACTTTAAAGAGTTGTTCAAAAAGCCTAAAGTTATTTTTGTTGGTGTACTCAGTCAGTTTATTCTTCTGCCTTTAGTTACCTTTATATTAGTAATACTGATAAAACCTTATCCAAGTATCGCCTTGGGTATGTTTATGGTGGCAGCTTGCCCAGGCGGTAATATTTCTAATTTTATTACACATGTTGCCAAGGGGAATTCTGCGCTATCGGTTTGTTTAACAGCCATTGCAACATTATTGGCTATTTTTATGACCCCCCTAAATTTAGAATTGTGGGGTTCTTTTTATACGCCTACTGCCCAGATTTTAAAAGAGGTGGCTATTGATCCCATGGCAATGGTGCATTTAGTATTCGTGCTTTTAGGCGTTCCGTTATTTTTAGGGATGTGGGTGAATTATTGGAAGCCAAGACTAGCAAAAAACATTGCGAGAGTACTTAAAATTCTCTCTTTACTATTTTTTGTAGCACTGATATGTATAGCATTATATACGAATAGAATGGTATTGCAAGATTACATATGGTACGTATTTTGGATTGTAGTGATCCATAATTTAATTGCTTTTATATCTGGTTTTTCTTTAGCGAAGTTAGTAGGGTTAAATATGGTTAGTACAAGAACAATTACGATAGAAACAGGAATACAAAACTCAGATTTAGGCTTACTTTTGATATTTACTTTTTTTGACGGTTTAGGAGGTATGGCATTATTAGCTGCTTTTTGGGGAATTTGGCATTTAGTCTCTGGATTGATCCTTGCTAGTTTTTGGAGTTCACGAGAAATACTAACTAAAGAAATATAGCTTGAAGAAAATAGGGTACGCCGTTGTTCAAATGTTTGTGAGCACACTTTTATGGTTTTATTTTAAAAAGACAACACACCATGGCTTGGAGAATATTCCCAAAAATAAACCTGTTATCTTTTTGTCAAACCACCAGAATGCATTTCTAGACACTATTTTAATTGCTACAAATTGCAAAAGGAAACCTTATTTCTTAACGCGGTCTGATGTTTTTAAAAACACTGTTTTAAAGGGCTTATTTTCCTTTTTTAAAATGATTCCGATTTACAGAATTAGAGACGGTTTTACATCGTTACAGAAGAATCAATATACGTTTGACTTTTGTTCAAGTTTACTTAATAAGAATGAAGCTTTAGTGGTGTTCCCTGAGGGTAATCATAATTTAAAAAGAAAGGTTAGGCCTTTAAGTAAAGGGTTTATACGTATTATTTTTAATGCTTTAGAGGCCAACCCAGAATTGGATATTTACTTGGTTCCCGTAGGGGTAAACTATCAAGCGGCAAAGGATTTCCCTGATAGTGCAGCCTTATATTACGGTACTGCAATTTCAGTCAAAGAATCTATAGATCAAAGCGACATAAATAATTCAGTGCATGTTATAAAAAATCAGGTATTTAAAGCTTTAAAAAACCTCACGACACACATTGAAGATGAGGCAAAGTATGATTTTACGATTCGGAAATTAGAGGCATTTGGAGTGGACTATACCAAGCCGAAAGAAGTTAATGATAAATTACTTTATTTGTCTTCCATATCTAAAATTCCTGAAACTATTACAGAAGCTAATAGCTTTGATCTATTAAAAAAATGGATTTTTATGGCCATGAATTTTCCAGTCATTCTAGTGTGGAATTTACTGTTAAAACCCAAAATAAATGATCTAGCATTTTTAAGCACATTTAGATTTGCATATGCGGTAATCATCTTTCCTATTTATTATACCCTCTTAGTCTTGGGGACTTATCTGTTTACACAAGACATCATTTCGGGGTTATTGGTTACGAAGACAGTTTTTCTATATAATTTGTTTTATACTAAGACCATATAAAAAAGTATCCCCAATTAGTTGTTGAGGATACTTTTATGTCTTATAACATATCGCTAAAGAAAATAGCGTTCATTAATAGTTTGTTTGTTCCGTACCAAAAAGCTCTAAAATTTGTGTTGTCTGTAAACACAATAACTTTTCCGCGGCCCAAGCTTTGAGCTTGAAAAGGAACGCTGTTACTCAGTAACTTTAATTTTTCTTCAGAAATATATCCACTTAAAAGCGGATTGCTAGTATATTGAATAGGGTTGTTGTAACTACTCTTGTTAGGTTCAATGTAAATATTTGTATTTCTAAATAAGGGCAGTACATCATTTTTGTATCCGAAATTTATAGGATGTGAGCGATCTAGTTTTGTTTCAAAAATTGCGCCTCCAGTAACTTGGGCACCGAAGAAGCTCTGTTTTTGCTCATAGGTAATGTCTTTTGCGACTAGCGTATCATTCTTAAACCTTAAGTCAATAAATTCATTTTTAGCCAACCATTTCGTTGTGTTTCTATAGCCAATTAGAGTACCTCCATTTTTTACCCATGTTTTTAATTTTTCAGATGCTGCTTTATCAATTCCTCGGTAGGAATTAGGCATTATTATGGCGGTATACCGACTTAAATCGGTTCTGCTGAAGTAATCTGTGTCTAATTTTGTAAGGTTAATATCATAACGCTGATCAAATAAATGCCATATTTCTCCAGCGTCATAAGAAGTAATTCCA
Coding sequences within:
- a CDS encoding cold-shock protein produces the protein MNKGTVKFFNDSKGFGFITEEGSSEDHFVHISGLVDEIREGDVVEFELQQGKKGLNAVNVRVL
- a CDS encoding peroxiredoxin, which produces MATIRLGDVAPDFTVDSSMGMINLYDYLGDSWGILFSHPADFTPVCTTELGTAAKFKDEFDKRNVKMLALSVDGAASHKEWIKDINEVQNTEVNFPILADEDRKVSDLYDMIHPNANNTLTVRSVFIIAPDKTVKLILTYPASTGRNFYELVRVIDSLQLTAYHKVATPANWKNGDDVVVSPAIATEDAKKIFSKGVEEIKPYLRMTPQPNL
- a CDS encoding YfiT family bacillithiol transferase, producing the protein MTEQELEQLKYPIGKFKCPELITEEQIDKWILDLQLLPERIEALVTDLTSEQLETPYRPEGWTLRQLIHHIADSHHHSYTRFKWALSEDEPLIKAYEEKEWSSLFDARTAPIILSLNYLVALHAKLVYLLKGLSASDLKKVYVHPEGNVRVSVAENIGKYAWHGNHHLAQLRGLVTRMDW
- a CDS encoding tRNA-binding protein; translated protein: METINWSDFSKVDMRVGTIVSVNDFPEVRNPAYKLEIDFGAEIGIKKTSAQITTVYKKEDLIGKQIVAVVNFPKKQIANFMSECLVLGAVNNKDVTLLHPGLKVENGLKIS
- a CDS encoding bile acid:sodium symporter family protein, translating into MLQNSIDSIPINFNEESLWILNLALALVMFGISLEISIGDFKELFKKPKVIFVGVLSQFILLPLVTFILVILIKPYPSIALGMFMVAACPGGNISNFITHVAKGNSALSVCLTAIATLLAIFMTPLNLELWGSFYTPTAQILKEVAIDPMAMVHLVFVLLGVPLFLGMWVNYWKPRLAKNIARVLKILSLLFFVALICIALYTNRMVLQDYIWYVFWIVVIHNLIAFISGFSLAKLVGLNMVSTRTITIETGIQNSDLGLLLIFTFFDGLGGMALLAAFWGIWHLVSGLILASFWSSREILTKEI
- a CDS encoding lysophospholipid acyltransferase family protein produces the protein MKKIGYAVVQMFVSTLLWFYFKKTTHHGLENIPKNKPVIFLSNHQNAFLDTILIATNCKRKPYFLTRSDVFKNTVLKGLFSFFKMIPIYRIRDGFTSLQKNQYTFDFCSSLLNKNEALVVFPEGNHNLKRKVRPLSKGFIRIIFNALEANPELDIYLVPVGVNYQAAKDFPDSAALYYGTAISVKESIDQSDINNSVHVIKNQVFKALKNLTTHIEDEAKYDFTIRKLEAFGVDYTKPKEVNDKLLYLSSISKIPETITEANSFDLLKKWIFMAMNFPVILVWNLLLKPKINDLAFLSTFRFAYAVIIFPIYYTLLVLGTYLFTQDIISGLLVTKTVFLYNLFYTKTI